A DNA window from Symbiobacterium terraclitae contains the following coding sequences:
- a CDS encoding TlpA disulfide reductase family protein, with protein MPMRLGSPMPPLEGETGRYNAEGFDPAQLKGSPVLVHFWSVSCHICHEVMDQVSRFRDEYQPKGLKVVAIHMPKEEGDLDTAKVERDMAQYGITQPVLLDHQHRLAQAFQNQFVPAFFLFDAQGNLFFRAAGDKGLQNLGPKLEQLFA; from the coding sequence ATGCCCATGCGCCTGGGCAGCCCGATGCCCCCCCTGGAGGGGGAGACCGGGCGGTACAACGCCGAGGGGTTCGACCCTGCCCAGCTGAAGGGCAGCCCCGTCCTCGTCCACTTCTGGTCCGTCTCCTGCCACATCTGCCACGAGGTGATGGACCAGGTGTCGCGGTTCCGCGATGAGTACCAGCCGAAGGGGCTGAAGGTGGTCGCCATCCACATGCCCAAGGAGGAGGGCGACCTGGACACCGCCAAGGTCGAGCGCGACATGGCGCAGTACGGGATCACCCAGCCCGTCCTCCTCGACCACCAGCACAGACTGGCGCAGGCGTTCCAGAACCAGTTCGTCCCCGCCTTCTTCCTCTTCGACGCCCAGGGGAACCTCTTCTTCCGGGCGGCGGGCGACAAGGGGCTGCAGAATCTCGGACCCAAGCTGGAGCAGCTGTTCGCGTGA
- a CDS encoding peroxiredoxin, with amino-acid sequence MRLVGKPAPDFTMPSTKNLETLSETVSLSDYRGKWLVLFFYPLDFTFVCPTEITAFNDRVQEFRDANCEILGVSVDSIYSHRAWIRTPREQGGLGPVNYPLASDITKEVSKAYEVLIEEEGIALRGLFIIDPDGIIRYQVVHDNNIGRNVDEVLRVLEALQAGGLCAANWKPGDALLNA; translated from the coding sequence ATGCGACTGGTAGGCAAGCCCGCCCCCGACTTCACCATGCCGTCCACCAAGAACCTGGAGACCCTGAGCGAGACCGTCAGCCTCTCCGACTACCGCGGCAAGTGGCTGGTCCTCTTCTTCTACCCGCTGGACTTCACCTTCGTGTGTCCCACCGAGATCACCGCCTTCAATGACCGGGTCCAGGAGTTCAGGGACGCCAACTGCGAGATCCTCGGCGTCTCGGTCGACTCGATCTACTCGCACCGGGCCTGGATCCGGACCCCCAGGGAGCAGGGCGGCCTCGGCCCCGTCAACTACCCGCTGGCCTCCGACATCACCAAGGAGGTCTCGAAGGCCTACGAGGTCCTGATCGAGGAGGAGGGCATCGCCCTGCGCGGCCTCTTCATCATCGACCCCGACGGGATCATCCGCTACCAGGTGGTCCACGACAACAACATTGGCCGCAACGTCGACGAGGTCCTGCGCGTGCTGGAGGCCCTGCAGGCCGGTGGCCTCTGCGCCGCCAACTGGAAGCCCGGCGACGCCCTGCTGAACGCCTGA
- a CDS encoding patatin-like phospholipase family protein — protein MQEGTRLAGRALVMGGGGILGIAWMLGLWAALAEAGVELNDADLVVGTSAGSVVGSLLAYGAEPGQLAGLVQAGMGLPPAAVAKVVTGAGLTEEEWVSIFAVPLGDAPWPAKDLRISAVAEDTGEVVMWTRASGVPIARAVAASCAVPNLLPPVTIDGRRYIDGGARSGTHADQALGCERVLIIAPMGGPRYVLGHEMLARERARLEAAGIRVMTVLPDAATERVFAENLMEIARAFDALEAGRRQGEGAAAAVRAFWSRAAG, from the coding sequence GTGCAGGAAGGAACGAGGCTTGCGGGGCGGGCGCTGGTCATGGGCGGCGGCGGCATCCTGGGCATCGCCTGGATGCTGGGGCTCTGGGCCGCCCTGGCGGAGGCCGGCGTGGAACTGAACGATGCCGACCTGGTGGTCGGCACCTCTGCGGGGTCTGTGGTCGGGTCGCTCCTGGCGTACGGTGCGGAGCCCGGCCAGCTGGCCGGGCTCGTGCAGGCGGGCATGGGCCTGCCGCCGGCGGCCGTGGCGAAGGTGGTCACGGGCGCCGGCCTCACCGAGGAGGAGTGGGTGTCCATCTTCGCCGTACCGCTGGGCGACGCCCCCTGGCCCGCGAAGGACCTGCGCATCTCAGCGGTCGCGGAGGACACCGGCGAGGTGGTGATGTGGACCCGTGCGTCCGGCGTGCCCATCGCCCGGGCCGTCGCCGCCAGCTGCGCGGTGCCGAACCTCCTGCCCCCGGTCACGATCGACGGGCGCCGCTACATCGACGGCGGCGCCCGTTCAGGGACCCACGCGGACCAGGCCCTGGGCTGCGAGCGCGTGCTGATCATCGCCCCGATGGGCGGGCCCAGGTACGTCCTGGGGCACGAGATGCTGGCGCGGGAGCGCGCCCGGCTCGAGGCGGCCGGCATCCGCGTGATGACGGTCCTGCCCGACGCAGCCACCGAGCGCGTCTTCGCCGAGAACCTGATGGAGATTGCGCGCGCCTTCGACGCCCTGGAGGCGGGCCGGCGGCAGGGCGAGGGAGCGGCCGCGGCCGTCAGGGCGTTCTGGTCCCGGGCTGCCGGCTGA
- a CDS encoding glycosyltransferase family 4 protein, which translates to MAVWVQRAPGREVLPLDVRRVALILLSGRGEEGLEPLLNLAVPGVDGVLRAAAGVSGRALAGPDGARHLAGYDLGLWLRPGETPLVGLQPTILRAAAVRIPLPALVPVHYPVGAGEITLLGLEPRWISQAAGGRVFLPVPIESDRPPAADVPAERDDLAWAVLYRALQALTTGDRRQGLQMLDHIYRQVYGKNQSLTALVVRNGLAAALALGERPWQDEWLRRAGPFTDYGELRLLWALIPYVRGDLETAADRLRRVLTEREEDRSDGLISGGGATTYRARTFLGRALARMGDLSGAVTEWVMALRVGPDYLPPLRELARLRIHADVLNRMELQYFWIGRSRAAVELVAAIYARSSDPAQAAPILAARPDVKLPADLRRAVQGRGDRRQKAPVRGQKGARSGGRAPKGPGIVWEGPLFTLSSLGRVNRELAAHLLALRWDLGGLPTEPDGYRPDADGRFRALADRLWHRPDRPAVWVRHHWPPKFEPPPAGRLVVILPWEFGPLPSDWLPGIAAAEEVWVYSHWVRRGVIDSGVDPDRVHVIPCGVDPEVFRPGERPPAGAEPFRFLYVGGTIGRKGYDLALDAFLAEFGPDEPAELVVKDFGSETFYRASSGIGTVREAAEATAGSARRVRLIAARLDDAGLAGLYRGTDVLVAPYRAEGFCLPALEAMACGTAAVLPAMGPALDYAPEGGALLVPAQEVALGSSVGGFQLAAPGRACQVSLAELRRAMRWAFDHREEVWEMGKRAAAHVHARFTWAHAARAAEARLQALLSRQPGTRTP; encoded by the coding sequence ATGGCGGTCTGGGTGCAGCGTGCCCCCGGGAGGGAGGTCCTCCCGCTGGACGTTCGGCGGGTCGCCCTCATCCTGCTGTCGGGGCGCGGGGAGGAGGGGCTGGAGCCCTTGCTCAACCTGGCGGTGCCCGGGGTTGACGGTGTGCTGCGCGCTGCGGCCGGCGTCTCCGGGCGCGCGCTGGCCGGGCCGGACGGGGCCCGGCACCTGGCGGGTTACGACCTGGGCCTCTGGCTCCGCCCGGGCGAAACGCCGCTGGTGGGCCTGCAGCCCACGATCCTGCGGGCGGCAGCCGTTCGGATACCGCTGCCGGCGCTGGTGCCCGTGCACTACCCGGTGGGGGCGGGGGAGATCACCCTGCTCGGGCTGGAGCCCCGCTGGATCTCCCAAGCAGCCGGCGGGCGGGTGTTCCTGCCGGTGCCCATCGAGAGCGACCGCCCGCCGGCGGCCGACGTGCCGGCGGAACGGGACGACCTGGCGTGGGCGGTTCTCTACCGGGCGCTGCAGGCCCTGACGACGGGCGACCGCCGCCAGGGCCTGCAGATGCTGGATCACATCTACCGCCAGGTATACGGAAAGAACCAGAGCCTGACCGCCCTGGTCGTGCGCAACGGCCTGGCCGCGGCACTCGCCCTGGGCGAGCGCCCGTGGCAGGACGAGTGGCTGAGGCGGGCCGGTCCCTTCACGGATTACGGCGAGCTGCGCCTGCTCTGGGCGCTGATCCCGTACGTCCGAGGCGACTTGGAGACGGCCGCGGACCGGCTCCGCCGGGTGCTGACCGAGCGTGAGGAGGACCGGTCGGACGGGCTGATCAGCGGGGGCGGCGCAACCACCTACCGGGCGCGGACGTTCCTGGGACGCGCCCTCGCGCGGATGGGCGACCTGAGCGGGGCGGTGACCGAGTGGGTGATGGCGCTCCGCGTGGGGCCCGACTACCTGCCGCCGCTCCGGGAGCTCGCCCGGCTCCGGATTCACGCCGACGTGCTCAACCGGATGGAGCTGCAGTACTTCTGGATCGGCAGGTCCCGCGCAGCGGTGGAACTGGTGGCCGCCATCTACGCCCGGAGCTCCGACCCCGCACAGGCTGCGCCCATCCTGGCGGCCCGCCCCGACGTGAAGCTGCCGGCGGACCTGCGCCGCGCCGTGCAGGGGCGGGGCGACCGCCGGCAGAAGGCGCCGGTCCGGGGGCAGAAGGGAGCGCGGAGCGGCGGACGCGCGCCCAAGGGGCCGGGCATCGTGTGGGAAGGGCCGCTCTTCACGCTCTCCAGCCTCGGGCGGGTCAACCGGGAACTGGCCGCCCACCTGCTGGCCCTGCGCTGGGATCTGGGCGGGCTGCCCACGGAGCCGGACGGGTACCGGCCCGACGCGGACGGGCGCTTCCGGGCGCTGGCCGACCGCCTCTGGCACCGCCCTGACCGCCCGGCGGTCTGGGTGCGCCACCACTGGCCGCCCAAGTTCGAGCCGCCGCCCGCGGGCCGGCTGGTGGTGATCCTGCCCTGGGAGTTCGGACCGCTGCCGTCCGACTGGCTGCCGGGCATCGCCGCGGCGGAGGAGGTCTGGGTCTACTCCCACTGGGTCCGCCGGGGGGTCATCGACTCCGGGGTGGACCCCGACCGGGTGCACGTCATCCCCTGCGGCGTCGACCCCGAGGTCTTCCGCCCCGGCGAACGGCCGCCGGCCGGAGCGGAGCCGTTCCGGTTCCTCTACGTGGGCGGCACCATTGGCCGCAAGGGGTACGACCTGGCGCTGGACGCCTTCCTGGCCGAGTTCGGGCCGGACGAACCCGCCGAGCTGGTCGTGAAGGACTTCGGCTCGGAGACCTTCTACCGCGCGTCCAGCGGCATCGGCACGGTCCGGGAGGCGGCGGAGGCCACGGCCGGATCCGCGCGGCGGGTGCGCCTGATCGCGGCGCGGTTGGACGACGCGGGCCTGGCCGGGCTGTACCGGGGTACCGACGTGCTGGTGGCCCCCTACCGGGCCGAGGGGTTCTGCCTGCCGGCGCTGGAGGCCATGGCCTGCGGCACGGCAGCCGTCCTGCCGGCGATGGGCCCCGCCCTGGACTACGCGCCCGAGGGCGGCGCCCTGCTGGTTCCGGCGCAGGAGGTCGCGCTGGGGAGCTCCGTGGGCGGATTCCAGCTGGCTGCGCCCGGCCGGGCGTGCCAGGTGAGCCTCGCCGAGCTGCGCCGGGCGATGCGCTGGGCCTTTGACCACCGGGAAGAAGTCTGGGAGATGGGAAAGCGGGCGGCCGCGCACGTGCACGCCCGGTTCACGTGGGCGCACGCCGCACGGGCGGCGGAGGCCCGGCTGCAGGCGCTACTCAGCCGGCAGCCCGGGACCAGAACGCCCTGA